From one Bradyrhizobium sp. Ash2021 genomic stretch:
- a CDS encoding IS256 family transposase produces the protein MSKDTVVKLIQPGTFSDQLTDILRDGARALLAQAVEAEVAGFLSKHADLKTEDGHQRVVRHGHLPEREVMTGIGAVPVRQPRVRDREAAAGDPRRIRFSPSILPPYMRRSKSIETLLPILYLKGISTGDFSDALAALLGKDAPGLSASAIGRLKDGWQDDHAQWRKRDLSGKRYVYVWADGIHLEARLEDEKQCILVLIGATPEGKKELVGFTDGARESAQDWRDLLLDLKRCGLDARPELMIADGALGFWKAAGEVWPKAREQRCWVHKTANVLGKLPKSVQPKAKRALQEIWMAETKANAEVAFDAFIESYTPKYQKAVDCLTKDRDLLLAFYDFPAEHWKHLRTTNPIESTFATVRHRTIRSKGCLSNKTALAMVFKLVEGAQRSWRRLDGHAHLPKIILGVKFTDGIEVTAKLAAPQPATAAA, from the coding sequence GTGTCTAAGGATACCGTCGTAAAACTGATTCAGCCAGGAACTTTCAGCGACCAACTCACCGACATTTTGCGCGATGGGGCGCGTGCCCTTCTCGCCCAGGCGGTGGAGGCCGAGGTCGCCGGGTTTCTTTCCAAGCATGCCGATTTGAAGACCGAGGATGGCCACCAACGCGTGGTGCGCCACGGTCATCTGCCCGAGCGCGAGGTGATGACGGGCATCGGCGCGGTCCCGGTGCGCCAGCCCCGCGTGCGCGATCGCGAGGCCGCAGCCGGCGATCCCCGCCGCATCCGCTTCTCGCCATCGATCTTGCCGCCCTATATGCGCCGCTCGAAGTCGATCGAGACGCTGCTACCGATCCTCTACCTGAAGGGCATCTCGACCGGCGATTTCTCGGACGCTCTGGCGGCCTTGCTCGGCAAGGATGCGCCCGGCCTCTCGGCCAGCGCCATCGGCCGCCTGAAGGACGGCTGGCAGGATGATCATGCCCAGTGGCGCAAGCGTGATTTGTCGGGCAAGCGCTACGTGTACGTCTGGGCGGACGGCATCCACCTCGAGGCGCGGCTGGAAGATGAAAAGCAGTGCATCCTGGTGCTGATCGGCGCGACGCCCGAGGGCAAGAAAGAGCTCGTCGGGTTCACCGATGGCGCTCGGGAAAGTGCGCAGGATTGGCGCGATCTGCTGCTGGATCTGAAGCGATGCGGGCTCGATGCCCGGCCCGAGCTGATGATCGCCGACGGCGCGCTCGGCTTCTGGAAAGCGGCCGGCGAGGTCTGGCCGAAAGCACGCGAGCAGCGCTGTTGGGTGCACAAGACGGCGAACGTGCTGGGCAAATTACCCAAGAGTGTGCAACCAAAGGCCAAGCGGGCGCTGCAGGAAATCTGGATGGCCGAGACCAAGGCCAATGCCGAAGTCGCCTTCGACGCCTTCATCGAAAGCTACACGCCGAAATACCAGAAGGCCGTCGATTGTCTGACGAAGGATCGCGACCTGCTGCTCGCCTTCTACGACTTCCCGGCCGAGCATTGGAAGCACCTGCGCACCACCAACCCGATTGAAAGCACTTTCGCGACCGTCCGCCACCGCACGATCCGATCGAAAGGCTGCCTCTCAAACAAGACCGCTCTCGCCATGGTATTCAAGCTGGTCGAAGGGGCGCAACGATCCTGGCGACGGCTCGACGGACATGCACACTTGCCAAAGATCATTCTCGGTGTGAAATTCACCGACGGGATCGAGGTCACCGCCAAGCTGGCCGCCCCTCAGCCCGCAACCGCCGCCGCCTGA
- a CDS encoding phytanoyl-CoA dioxygenase family protein, with amino-acid sequence MTSAAEQASPWLKGRTFESWREEFDRRGYLIFERVLSPAKVADIRCALAPFLARDLKGRNDFEGEKTNRVYALLAKSPVFAELAIHPLALAFAEAELGPSCLLSALLAINLHPGETVQPWHFDDNGAKVPRPRPALGISTFWAIDDTTEVNGATEIIPGSHLWDGQIVEGAVQPSDFARKGADRDKGERPDAIKMVMPSGSLAITKGTLWHRGGANRSDRPRLIITPQYCAGWVRQLENMALAVPADVAAQLPERARELIGYSIHPPFMGHVNGLHPRRLLRATERKTSSHA; translated from the coding sequence ATGACGAGCGCAGCAGAGCAAGCATCCCCGTGGCTCAAGGGCCGGACCTTCGAATCCTGGCGCGAGGAATTCGATCGTCGCGGCTATCTGATTTTCGAGCGCGTGCTGTCGCCGGCCAAGGTCGCCGATATTCGTTGTGCACTGGCGCCGTTCCTGGCGCGCGATCTCAAGGGCCGCAACGATTTCGAGGGCGAGAAGACCAATCGGGTCTATGCGCTGTTGGCCAAGTCTCCGGTGTTCGCGGAGCTCGCGATCCATCCGCTGGCGCTGGCCTTTGCCGAGGCGGAACTGGGACCGAGCTGCCTTTTGTCCGCCCTGCTCGCGATCAATCTGCATCCGGGCGAGACCGTGCAGCCCTGGCACTTCGACGACAACGGCGCCAAGGTGCCACGGCCGCGGCCGGCGCTTGGGATCAGCACGTTCTGGGCGATCGACGACACAACCGAGGTGAACGGCGCCACCGAGATCATTCCGGGGAGCCATTTGTGGGACGGACAGATCGTCGAGGGCGCGGTGCAGCCGTCGGATTTCGCCCGCAAGGGCGCCGATCGCGATAAAGGCGAGCGGCCCGACGCGATCAAAATGGTGATGCCATCAGGCTCGCTCGCGATCACCAAGGGAACGCTGTGGCACCGCGGCGGCGCAAATCGCTCGGACCGGCCGCGCCTCATCATCACGCCGCAATATTGCGCGGGCTGGGTGCGGCAGCTGGAAAACATGGCGCTCGCCGTTCCCGCCGACGTCGCGGCGCAATTGCCGGAACGCGCCCGCGAACTGATCGGCTATTCGATCCATCCGCCGTTCATGGGGCACGTCAACGGGCTGCATCCCCGGCGCTTGTTGCGCGCAACAGAACGCAAAACATCATCCCATGCGTGA
- a CDS encoding DUF3024 domain-containing protein, giving the protein MTLSEFEIKRCEKLVSEFISKRRPPLHIRAKLDLAFRIRAQNIEIFEVRPHWKEKDKTVEQSVAKATYNRTKGNWKILWQRADLKWRSYQPSPNVASVEEFLNIVDRDEHGCFFG; this is encoded by the coding sequence ATGACCCTCTCCGAGTTCGAAATTAAGCGCTGCGAGAAGCTGGTTTCTGAATTCATTTCAAAGCGGCGTCCGCCGCTGCATATTCGGGCCAAGCTCGACCTCGCATTCCGTATCCGCGCACAGAACATCGAGATATTCGAAGTTCGTCCTCACTGGAAAGAAAAGGATAAAACGGTCGAACAGTCCGTTGCCAAGGCGACCTACAATAGGACCAAAGGCAATTGGAAGATATTGTGGCAGCGTGCCGATCTAAAATGGCGCAGCTATCAGCCGAGTCCAAACGTTGCATCGGTCGAGGAATTTCTGAATATCGTTGATCGCGACGAACACGGCTGCTTTTTCGGCTAG